The Paenibacillus spongiae nucleotide sequence TCGAATTAAATTCCATCGCTACCTCCATGGAAACTCAGTATTACTGTATTAATATATTAATACAGTAATACGAAAAATGCCGTCAGTCAATCGGTATTTTTTCTACATGGGGCATTTATTTTCTCAACAAATAATAAAAAAAGAACAGCCCTCAGCTAAGGACTGTTCCTCCTATTCCCTTGTATGGTTTGCTGCCAAGCTTGATCGATGTCGCGGATCAAATCCTCCGGATCTTCCTGACCGACATAGAGTCGGACGATCGACGGATTGGACTTCTGCCCGCCAATCGAATTGACCGTAACCAAGCTCTCGAATCCGCCCCAGCTCACCCCGATTTTGAAATATTGCAGGTTGTTCGCCCATTCCTTCAGCACGTCCGCAGAATAATCTGATTCGAAGGAGAATAGGCTGCCGAACCCGGTCATCTGCATACGCGCCAATTCATGCTGAGGGTGCGAAGTAAGCGCAGGATGATTGACCTTGCGAACATAGGACTGCTTCTCCATATGGTGTGCCACGGCCAAGCCGCTAATTTCATGTCTTTGCATGCGGAGCGGAAGCGTCCGCAATCCCCTTGTTATGAGCGCCGCAATCTGAGGAGCCATAATACCGCCGAAGAGCATGTATTCATCCTTGCTGAGCCGATCGATCATCTGTTTCGAGCCGATTGCGACGCCACCTACACAATCGCTGTGTCCGGATACATATTTCGATAGTGAATGTACGACCAGGTCTACCCCCATCGACAGCGGCTTCTGGTAGCAGGATGTCGCCCACGTATTATCGATAATCGTCGCAGCTCCTATACGTCGGGCCAGTTCCGTACAAGCGCGCAGATCCTGAAGCTCAAACATCATCGTTGTCGGGCTTTCCAGGTAGAACAGGCGTGTATTCGGCTGAATCGCAGCCTGCCACGCAGCCAAGTCGCTGCCGTCCACGAATGTCGTCTCAATCCCCCAACGCTTCATATAGACGCCAAGAAATTCCTTAGTCGGTCCATATGCTTGATTAACGCACACCACATGATCGCCACTCTTTAACGTGGACATGATCGCCGACGAAATCGCCGCCATACCGGATGCGAAGCAGCGGGCTTCCTCTCCTTCCTCCAGCTCGGCAAGTTTCCGCTCCAAATATTCCACCGTCGGATTATTCCCCCGCGAATAAATGTGATGACGGAATAAATCGCTGAATGCCGATTCGAATTGATCGTAACGCTCGAACGCAAACAGACTGCTCTGGTATACCGGTATCGTTATTGCGCCATGGTGGCGCGTATCGGTCGGATCGTGCGAGACATTCGTAAAAACCGATGATTCTTCTTTATCTTCCATTGCCATCTTCTCCAATCCTCTCTCTCCCGCTTTCGCCGAAGTTTACCCCGTCTCGGCTCTAGTACTATGTCAATATATACAATATAACCACGCATTGAATGAACAGTAAAGTCTATCTTGAAGACAAACCAAGTTTCCCCATTGAAAAATAAATAAACCAATGCTGACATTCATAGTTGTCTTCTAAAGTTAAATAAAGACGCCGACGAGCAAGTCGGCGCCCTCTTCATGCGTGAAACGATTTCCAGAACGACCCATCCACTGCGATCATATCCATTATCGTCGAGAACGGGATCGTGAAGGTAGGAAAGCCGGCAGAATAAGGTGCAATTTCATAGGGTTCAAAATACAAGTGAAGCGCATTCTCGGAAACGAAGAAGGGCTGATCCGGTCGAATCCCTTTATAAGCGCCCGGGAAAACGTACGAATATTGCGGATCCTCCTTTATTTGCCTACCTACGATATCGCTCAATACCTTGACATAGTCGCTCCCCGGCTTAAACAACTCCTTCAGCTCATACATATGGCCGTTTACCAGGTTGATATGCGCATATTGCTTGGTTGGCATGCCGTGAGCCGCTCCAAACGGGTAACGGTATCCATTGAGCTCCAGAACGAGTAAATCCTTCTTGAAAAATTCCACTTCGAAATCGCCATTGTATGCGTAATCCAATTGAACATGACCCGGAACCGGCTTGACCAGGGACAGCTCCTTCAGCTTTTCGTTCACTGACTGCTGAGCTGCCAGATCGGACATTCCTTCCACATGCGGATAATAGACCAAATAATCTTTGTTCGGTTTATACTTCTCTTCTCTTACGCGATAAGGCTCTCTAAGCGGAATAACGGTGTTTGGACGCCAGATGAGACGGCCAGTACAGTCCCAATAGGACGTGCGCTGATCGATGTTAGCTTGTATAATGCCATCCAGCATTGTTAACGTTCCGCTGCCGTTTAAACGGGGATAACCCGGAGCCGCATGGCCGCTGCGATCGATCCAGTACGTCTGATTCCGGTCGCTTGCCGAAGCAAGACCGTTCTTGTAATCGCCGACGGAGTCATAGATGAAATCGGATAACAGCTTGCCGCTCAAATTGGCAATCGCAAAGATCGAGCCTATATACGGCTTCGCCTCGTCAATCGCCTTACCCAGAGCCAGCCGCTCCTCGCCAAGCTGCCTGATCTCGTTGTAGACCGGTTCAATGATGAATTTTCCCTGTTTATCGATCAAGCCATAACTCGACCGGACACCCTCGCTCGTGTTCACAACCGCCCTGCCTTCTTGAAAAGGCTGCGCGTAGACAAACGCCGGTTCGATGATAATGTTTCCACGTTCATCAATATATCCGAACTTCCCGTTTACTTGTTCCTGAAAAGCAAGCAAGCCGTCTCCAAGCGGCCCTACGTACGGAAAGTTGAATGTCGACAGCTGCTTCCCGTCTAATCCGATTAGCGCGAACTCATTGTCCTTGATTTTCACAAGCGCTTTGCCGTGATTGAAATCGCCGGCTTCCTCAAATTGCGGCGGTATGACTTCAGCGCCGTATGCGTCCAAATAACCATAGCGGCTGTTCCCTTGACTGTCCGTCTTGTTGAACATCGCTCTGCCTTCACTCAGCGGGGAGATATAAGAGTAGCCTTTGCTCGTGACGATACGGCCCGCCGGATCCATGAGCTTATAGTCTCCGCGGTCGATAATGACTGCTCTGCCTTCAGAGAAAGGCCCGATATCTTCATAAATCGGCTTTACGACATACTCGCCGGACGCATCGATGAGACCAGCGTAATTATTCACCCTCACAGTGGCAAGTCCATTACTCTGAAAGATTCCGGCATCCTCATATTGCGGTTGTATGGTCATCTTTCCTTCGCGATCGATATAGCCATATCGCCGACCGTGCGCGGTTTTCACAGGAGCCGGGAACAACCCCACTGTAAGGCGTGTTTTCGGGCCCCACCCCAACGCCTTCAAAATTTCGTTTTCTAACCGGATCAACTCTTCTCTGGAAGGATACGGATTCTCGAAGCGGAGCGCTTGCTGTATGGATCGAAAAGCAGCCTCAAGCATGCCCGCTTTCCATTGAGCATCGGCCAGGTAATACCAGTAGAAGGAATAAGTCGGATGCAGCCGGACAAGCCGCTCATAATATCGGACAACCTTCGGATAATAATAGCGGTACGCTTCAGGCGCAGGTGCGAAACTTCCGTTCTCCCAACGCATGATGTCCACCCGATAAGCT carries:
- a CDS encoding trans-sulfuration enzyme family protein produces the protein MAMEDKEESSVFTNVSHDPTDTRHHGAITIPVYQSSLFAFERYDQFESAFSDLFRHHIYSRGNNPTVEYLERKLAELEEGEEARCFASGMAAISSAIMSTLKSGDHVVCVNQAYGPTKEFLGVYMKRWGIETTFVDGSDLAAWQAAIQPNTRLFYLESPTTMMFELQDLRACTELARRIGAATIIDNTWATSCYQKPLSMGVDLVVHSLSKYVSGHSDCVGGVAIGSKQMIDRLSKDEYMLFGGIMAPQIAALITRGLRTLPLRMQRHEISGLAVAHHMEKQSYVRKVNHPALTSHPQHELARMQMTGFGSLFSFESDYSADVLKEWANNLQYFKIGVSWGGFESLVTVNSIGGQKSNPSIVRLYVGQEDPEDLIRDIDQAWQQTIQGNRRNSP
- a CDS encoding WG repeat-containing protein, translated to MNGSNARLAQFVRPYLPSGAEIVTIHQPRPHEAVITAALDDDQCSEIIAVYSLEGQQYLLVLQLRPEGWKVLQQVKGSGYGVTLLHAAHVTGGKGQQLIVGWQIGSIWSHLSLYEWSRDGLKDVAPESTVFSYLEVFHLPGGDGRAFIATWNHDTGEAYRVDIMRWENGSFAPAPEAYRYYYPKVVRYYERLVRLHPTYSFYWYYLADAQWKAGMLEAAFRSIQQALRFENPYPSREELIRLENEILKALGWGPKTRLTVGLFPAPVKTAHGRRYGYIDREGKMTIQPQYEDAGIFQSNGLATVRVNNYAGLIDASGEYVVKPIYEDIGPFSEGRAVIIDRGDYKLMDPAGRIVTSKGYSYISPLSEGRAMFNKTDSQGNSRYGYLDAYGAEVIPPQFEEAGDFNHGKALVKIKDNEFALIGLDGKQLSTFNFPYVGPLGDGLLAFQEQVNGKFGYIDERGNIIIEPAFVYAQPFQEGRAVVNTSEGVRSSYGLIDKQGKFIIEPVYNEIRQLGEERLALGKAIDEAKPYIGSIFAIANLSGKLLSDFIYDSVGDYKNGLASASDRNQTYWIDRSGHAAPGYPRLNGSGTLTMLDGIIQANIDQRTSYWDCTGRLIWRPNTVIPLREPYRVREEKYKPNKDYLVYYPHVEGMSDLAAQQSVNEKLKELSLVKPVPGHVQLDYAYNGDFEVEFFKKDLLVLELNGYRYPFGAAHGMPTKQYAHINLVNGHMYELKELFKPGSDYVKVLSDIVGRQIKEDPQYSYVFPGAYKGIRPDQPFFVSENALHLYFEPYEIAPYSAGFPTFTIPFSTIMDMIAVDGSFWKSFHA